Part of the Streptomyces europaeiscabiei genome is shown below.
GCCTCGGAGACCTTCCGCTTGGTCCAGCGGAGCACCAGCTGGGCCCAGACGAACTCCGTCGCCCAGATCGCCATGCCACCGAAGATCACGAGCCAGCCGGGGCCGGGCAGCGGAAGCATGATCACACCCGCGACGACCACCGCGAGCCCGATGACGAAAACGGCCACCTGCCAGCTCACGTGCAGCATCCGCCGCGCCTTGACGAATTCCGGCGCACGGGATCCGAGCCGCGCTTCGTCCTTGGCCACATCGGCCTCACTGTTCGCTACGTCCGTGTCACTCTTCGTTTCATCGGCCGCCACGGCGACCTCCCCCGTTCCGTAACTCCCCGTGTCCATACGGCCAAACCCTACCGGAGAGAAACCAGTCACCGGAATGGTCGTACCCACAGAAGACGGTCTCGGCCGGATGAGCTACCAAAAGCGACGCAAAACTCCCAGAGGGGTTTACAACGGCACCGTAGGTGGCATGTCGATTTCGCCGACGTGCGAATCCCCGAGCGCACACTGAGCGAAAGGCCTTGGCGCTTATGAACACCACGGTCAGCTGCGAGCTGCACCTGCGCCTCGTTGTGTCGAGCGAGTCCTCACTGCCTGTTCCGGCCGGACTGCGGTATGACACGGCCGATCCCTACGCCGTGCACGCCACCTTCCACACCGGAGCAGAGGAAACGGTCGAATGGGTGTTCGCCCGCGACCTCCTCGCCGAGGGCCTGCACCGGCCCACCGGCACCGGCGACGTCCGTGTCTGGCCGTCGCGCAGCCACGGCCAGGGCGTCGTGTGCATCGCCCTGAGCTCCCCTGAGGGCGAAGCCCTCCTCGAAGCCCCGGCGCGAGCCCTGGAGTCCTTCCTGAAGCGCACAGACGCCGCCGTGCCACCCGGCACGGAGCACCGGCACTTCGACCTCGATCAGGAGCTCTCCCACATCCTGGCCGAGAGCTAGGGCGAGGCCCTCACAGAGCCGCCCGGCGCCGTCCACTCGGGGAGACGGCTCGGGCTCAGACAACCGAATACGGCTTCAGGCCGACCCAACCGACGCCGTCGTCGCGGACCTCCGCACGGCGGCGTCGCCATGCCGTCACCGAGCGCGACCGGACCGGGGCACCAATCGGGCCCCTGGCCCGTTCCGCTCGTACGAGGGTGCTCCGGGCCGGTTCGCACCGGTCCACCGCCTCGCCGAGCGATTACCATCGGCCAGCATCGGCGGGCGCCCGCCCGACCCGCGCAGGCCAGGGAGCGAAACGTGCTGATCACCCACGACACCCGGTGTTCCCTCGATGCCGTGGTGGATCTGGTGAACACCGCGCCGGAGAACGACACGGCGACCGACGGGCTCGCGACGGTCGCGGCGCTCGCCGAATTCGTACGGAATCACGAGGTCAGCGATGTCGGCGTGCTGTCGGAGTTCGACCTCGCGGCCGTGCGCCGAGTCCGCAGCCGGTTCGCGGAGGTCTTCGCGGCTCCCGAGGCGGCCACGGCAGCCTCGGTCATCAACGATCTGATCGCCGCGGCGGGCACCACACCCCGGCTCACCGATCACGACGGCTACGACTGGCATGTGCACTACTTCGCGCCCGGCGCGTCGCTCGCCGACCATCTCTCGGCCGACTGTGGCATGGCGCTCGCCTTCTTCGTCGTCGCCGGGGAGCAGGAGCGGCTGCGCCGCTGCGAGGCCCCCGACTGCCGGCGCGCCTTCGTCGACCTCTCCCGCAACCGGTCGCGCCGCTACTGCGACAGCCGC
Proteins encoded:
- a CDS encoding SsgA family sporulation/cell division regulator; protein product: MNTTVSCELHLRLVVSSESSLPVPAGLRYDTADPYAVHATFHTGAEETVEWVFARDLLAEGLHRPTGTGDVRVWPSRSHGQGVVCIALSSPEGEALLEAPARALESFLKRTDAAVPPGTEHRHFDLDQELSHILAES
- a CDS encoding CGNR zinc finger domain-containing protein encodes the protein MLITHDTRCSLDAVVDLVNTAPENDTATDGLATVAALAEFVRNHEVSDVGVLSEFDLAAVRRVRSRFAEVFAAPEAATAASVINDLIAAAGTTPRLTDHDGYDWHVHYFAPGASLADHLSADCGMALAFFVVAGEQERLRRCEAPDCRRAFVDLSRNRSRRYCDSRTCGNRLHVAAYRARRKEAAG
- a CDS encoding TIGR02611 family protein, giving the protein MDTGSYGTGEVAVAADETKSDTDVANSEADVAKDEARLGSRAPEFVKARRMLHVSWQVAVFVIGLAVVVAGVIMLPLPGPGWLVIFGGMAIWATEFVWAQLVLRWTKRKVSEATQRALDPRVRRRNIILTTIGLVIVSVLVGFYVWKFGLEMPWNIKDQ